One segment of Castanea sativa cultivar Marrone di Chiusa Pesio chromosome 3, ASM4071231v1 DNA contains the following:
- the LOC142628824 gene encoding uncharacterized protein LOC142628824 produces MWGYRTSIRASTGATPYSLVYGSEAVLPIEVEIQSLRVLVETEVLEKDWAKARYKKLTLINEKRARTQYHAQGYQKRIAKAFNKKLKLRNLKEGDLVLKVLRDENFDPRGKMKPRWSRPFIIKNMSGGAIRITDLDGEQMLHPINMDKLWKYHI; encoded by the coding sequence ATGTGGGGTTATAGGACTTCTATCCGTGCATCGACTGGGGCAACACCTTACTCTTTGGTTTATGGTAGTGAGGCAGTGCTTCCTATTGAGGTAGAGATACAATCTTTGAGGGTTTTGGTGGAAACTGAGGTCCTAGAAAAGGATTGGGCTAAGGCGAGATACAAAAAATTGACTTTGATAAATGAGAAGAGGGCTAGGACACAATACCATGCACAAGGGTACCAAAAGAGGATTGCTAAAGCATTCAACAAGAAACTGAAACTGAGAAACCTTAAAGAAGGAGACTTGGTCCTAAAGGTGCTtagagatgaaaattttgatccAAGAGGAAAGATGAAGCCAAGGTGGTCTAGGCCTTTTATCATTAAGAACATGTCTGGGGGTGCCATAAGGATCACAGATTTGGATGGGGAACAGATGCTTCACCCCATTAACATGGATAAACTCTGGAAATACcacatttaa